A window from Gasterosteus aculeatus chromosome 14, fGasAcu3.hap1.1, whole genome shotgun sequence encodes these proteins:
- the rnf224 gene encoding RING finger protein 224, which produces MRRKKKKIQNKMSDTRKEEEREEEEEGNRGPFPPPPLSSVAVETMTTPRRQDLVCIVCFGIYDVATRLPRRLHCGHAFCQACLKRLDTVINEQVWIPCPQCRQNTPRPRGGAAGLDLDLASFLGVKAQQTGASGRGGGPLAGDAAQDRKSWLGKEVADDGWSHGGLAEPRFHRYGSCCPPPSYWLCCLFCCPGRG; this is translated from the exons atgagaagaaaaaagaagaaaattcaG AACAAAATGTCGGACAccagaaaagaagaagaaagggaagaagaggaggaagggaaccGTGggccatttcctcctcctcctctgtcctccgtTGCCGTGGAGACGATGACGACACCGAGGAGGCAGGACCTGGTGTGCATCGTGTGCTTCGGCATCTACGATGTGGCAACGCGGCTGCCGCGGCGACTTCACTGTGGCCACGCCTTCTGCCAGGCCTGTCTGAAGAGGCTGGACACGGTCATCAACGAACAG GTGTGGATCCCGTGTCCTCAGTGCCGACAGAACACGCCTCGGCCCAGAGGAGGAGCGGCGGgtctggacctggacctggccTCCTTCCTGGGAGTGAAGGCCCAGCAGACCGGCGCCTCTGGCCGCGGTGGGGGGCCGCTGGCAGGGGACGCGGCCCAGGACAGGAAGTCGTGGTTGGGGAAGGAGGTGGCGGACGACGGCTGGTCGCACGGCGGTCTGGCCGAGCCGCGCTTCCACCGCTATGGAAGCTGCTGCCCGCCCCCCTCCTATTGGCTGTGCTGCTTGTTCTGCTGCCCGGGGCGGGGCTAA
- the fer gene encoding tyrosine-protein kinase Fer isoform X2, with translation MGFGRDLRNSHEGLLKLQDWELKLLETVKRFMTLRVKSDKEYATLLLSMTQQTEKPEAADYVSTVSKSWSQVVRQTEALGRVMRTHADDLNSGPLHRLATLIRDKQQVKKSYQSLHQQLESHTHKVTRTDLDKLKAAYRQLSRDANSAKEKYREALMKGREAERARERYDKATAKLHNLHNQYVLAVCGARTQQEEHRRHAAPALLDALQRMQEDMTLALKSILEEYCEISSLLTEEIVKAHQEISAAVEQIDPLAEYQHFIDAYRSPETQEASVEFDASLLDETDNLPANEILWNTLTADSLQAMLSSASEELSLTQQNLSTKEAMADELDSKIQTSQQSAERKSDCVLLLSQKLSVLELHHAVQSLRGSEARLASQKALLDAKMAAAATSPPPPPPPPALPYEDDARSVGSTDKTKEKSSRFDTLRHSLAGMIRSPKVLLSSSSSQFFDVIPTSERPLAEQEWYHGAIPRTEAQELLRQQGDFLVRESHGKPGEYVLSVFSDEQRRHFIIQYADTQYRFEGTGFSTIPQLIEHHFSTKQVITKKSGVVLLNPVVKDKKWILNHEDVALGELLGKGNFGEVFIGTLQRDKTPVAVKTCKEDLPPELKIRFLSEARILKQYDHPNIVKLIGVCTQRQPIYIVMELVPGGDFLSFLRKKKDELKTKQLVRFSVDAAAGMAYLESKNCIHRDLAARNCLVGEGSVLKISDFGMSRQEDDGIYSSSGLKQIPIKWTAPEALNYGRYSSDSDVWSYGILLWETFSLGVCPYPGMTNQQAREQVEKGYRMSCPQRCPDDVYKVMQRCWQYNPEERPKFSDLQRDLAAIKKK, from the exons ATGGGGTTCGGTCGGGATCTGAGGAATTCCCACGAGGGATTATTGAAGCTGCAAGACTGGGAGTTAAAG CTGCTGGAGACGGTGAAGCGCTTCATGACGCTGCGAGTGAAGAGCGACAAAGAATACGCGACTCTGCTGCTCAGCATGACTCAGCAGACAGAGAAACCGGAAGCCGCCGACTACGTCAGCACCGTGAGCAAG TCCTGGTCCCAGGTGGTCCGACAGACCGAGGCTCTGGGACGCGTCATGAGGACTCACGCTGATGATCTGAACTCGGGTCCTCTTCACCGATTGGCCACGTTGATCCGAGACAAGCAGCAGGTGAAGAAGAGCTACCAGAGTCTTCATCAGCAGCTGGAGAGCCACACCCACAAG GTAACGAGGACTGACCTCGACAAGCTGAAGGCGGCGTATCGTCAGCTGAGCCGCGACGCCAACAGCGCCAAAGAGAAGTACCGAGAGGCGCTGATGAaag GACGGGAGGCGGAGCGCGCCCGCGAGCGCTACGACAAAGCAACGGCGAAGCTCCACAACCTCCACAACCAGTACGTGCTGGCGGTGTGCGGCGCCCGcacgcagcaggaggagcaccgGCGCCACGCCGCCCCGGCGCTGCTGGACGCCCTGCAGAGGATGCAGGAGGACATGACGCTCGCGCT taaGAGCATCCTGGAGGAGTACTGTGAGATCAGCAGCCTGCTGACAGAGGAGATCGTCAAGGCGCACCAGGAGATCTCGGCGGCGGTGGAGCAGATCGACCCGTTGGCCGAGTACCAGCACTTCATCGATGCCTACCG GTCTCCGGAGACTCAGGAGGCGAGCGTGGAGTTTGACGCCTCTCTATTGGACGAGACGGACAACCTGCCGGCCAATGAGATCCTCTGGAACACGCTGACAGCCGACAGCCTGCAGGCCAT GTTGTCCTCGGCGTCGGAGGAGCTGTCCCTCACTCAGCAGAACCTGAGTACCAAGGAGGCGATGGCCGACGAGCTCGACTCAAAAATCCAGACGAGTCAGCAGAGCGCGGAGAGGAAGAGCGA CTGTGTCCTGCTGCTCAGTCAGAAACTCTCTGTCCTCGAGCTTCATCACGCCGTCCAATCACTACGCGGCTCAGAGGCCCGCCTCGCCTCccagaaggccttgctggacgccaagatggccgccgccgccacctccccgcccccgccgcctcctccccccgcaCTGCCGTACGAGGACGACGCCCGCTCAGTCGGATCCACC GACAAAACCAAGGAGAAGAGCTCTCGGTTCGACACTCTGCGTCACTCTCTGGCCGGAATGATTCGTTCGCCTAAAGTCCTgttgagctcctcctcctcg CAGTTCTTTGATGTGATCCCCACGTCGGAGCGCCCCCTGGCGGAGCAGGAGTGGTACCACGGCGCCATCCCCCGCACCGAGGCCCAGGAGTTGCTACGGCAACAGGGAGACTTCCTGGTGAGGGAGAGTCACGGTAAACCGGGCGAGTACGTCCTGTCGGTGTTTTCTGACGAGCAGAGGCGACACTTCATCATCCAGTACGCCGAC ACTCAGTACCGTTTCGAGGGCACCGGTTTCTCTACGATTCCTCAGCTCATCGAGCATCACTTCTCCACCAAACAGGTCATCACCAAGAAGTCCGGAGTTGTGCTGCTCAACCCCGTCGTCAAG GATAAGAAATGGATCCTGAACCACGAGGACGTGGCGCTGGGGGAGCTGCTGGGGAAG GGTAACTTTGGCGAGGTGTTCATAGGAACGTTGCAGCGCGACAAAACGCCGGTGGCTGTGAAGACGTGTAAAGAAGATTTACCTCCAGAGCTGAAGATCAGGTTCCTGTCGGAGGCCAG gatCCTGAAGCAGTACGACCACCCGAACATCGTGAAGCTGATTGGCGTTTGCACGCAGAGACAGCCGATCTACATCGTCATGGAGCTGGTTCCCG GTGGAGACTTCCTGTCCTttctgaggaagaagaaggacgaGCTGAAGACCAAGCAGCTGGTTCGCTTCTCCGTAGACGCTGCTGCCGGCATGGCGTACCTAGAGAGCAAGAACTGCATCCACAG GGACCTGGCAGCGAGGAACTGTCTGGTGGGAGAAGGCAGCGTGTTGAAGATCAGTGACTTTGGGATGAGTCGTCAGGAGGACGACGGCATTTATTCCTCATCGGGACTCAAACAGATCCCCATCAAGTGGACGGCTCCGGAGGCCCTGAACTACG GTCGTTACAGCTCTGATAGTGACGTGTGGAGTTATGGGATCCTGCTGTGGGAGACTTTCAGTCTGGGGGTGTGTCCTTATCCTGGGATGACCAATCAGCAAGCCCGAGAGCAGGTGgagaaag GTTACAGGATGTCCTGTCCTCAGCGTTGCCCTGACGACGTGTACAAAGTGATGCAACGCTGTTGGCAGTACAATCCTGAGGAACGACCAAAGTTCTCCGATCTGCAGCGAGACCTCGCCGCCATCAAGAAgaagtga
- the atp6v1g1 gene encoding V-type proton ATPase subunit G 1, whose translation MASQSQGIQQLLQAEKRAAEKVTEARKRKNRRLKQAKEEAQAEIEQYRLQREKEFKTKEAAALGSHGNSAVEVDRDTVERMARIQASYRGNREAVLGELLRRVCDIHPEFHANYRVAG comes from the exons ATGGCGAGTCAGTCCCAGGGcatccagcagctgctgcaggccgaGAAGAGAGCGGCCGAGAAGGTGACCGAGGCCCGCAAGC gGAAGAACCGGCGTCTGAAGCAGGCGAAGGAAGAAGCTCAGGCCGAGATCGAACAATATCGGcttcagagggagaaagagttcAAGACCAAAGAGGCCGCT GCCCTCGGTTCCCACGGCAACAGTGCAGTGGAGGTGGACCGTGACACGGTGGAGCGGATGGCTCGTATCCAGGCAAGTTACCGCGGTAACCGGGAGGCAGTGCTGGGCGAGTTACTGCGGCGTGTCTGTGACATCCACCCAGAGTTCCACGCCAACTACCGCGTGGCGGGCTGA
- the prpf4 gene encoding U4/U6 small nuclear ribonucleoprotein Prp4, with amino-acid sequence MSDEEDSAPASKRTRVYYGSLEEKERERLSSEGRSGDGVKAGIKAGNINISSGETLEMEERVSERQQDALAAFEQRRRARQITVSTDDAEVKAGLRALGEPITLFGEGPADRRERLRSVLSVVGPDALKKSRRDDERAKRSQDECQQTWYHEGSAYLKDARLWLAKYSLPRAMKRLEAARALKEVAEATRAIRQQEQQNSLRNLNNFCSQIGDDRPISFCHFSPDSKMLATGSWSGLCKLWSVPDCSLIRTLRGHSSHVGSVVFRPQAGVSIDQSDVSLASCAADGSVKLWNLESDEPVADIEGHSDRVSRVSWHPSGRFLGTTSYDNSWRLWDLEVQEEILHQEGHSKGVHDLHFHPDGSLAATGGLDAFGRVWDLRTGRCIVFLEGHLREIYSVHFSPNGHHLATGSGDNTCKVWELRNRKCLYTVPAHQNLVSAVRFQPTDGHFLLTGAYDNTAKVWSHPGWTPLKTLAGHEGKVMSVDVSPDGKLIATSSYDRTFKLWLSE; translated from the exons ATGTCGGACGAGGAGGACTCTGCTCCGGCCTCCAAGCGGACTCGCGTCTACTACGGGAgtctggaggagaaggagcgggaGCGCCTCAGCTCCGAGGGGAGGAGCGGCGATGGCGTGAAGGCCGGGATCAAGGCGGGAAACATCAACATCTCGTCAG GAGAGAccctggagatggaggagcgcGTCAGCGAGCGGCAGCAGGACGCGCTCGCCGCCTTCGAGCAGCGGCGCCGCGCCCGTCAGATCACCGTCTCCACGGACGACGCCGAGGTCAAGGCCGGCCTCCGGGCGCTGGGGGAGCCAATCACGTTGTTCGGAGAGGGACCAGCTGACCGGCGCGAGAG ACTTCGCAGCGTTCTGTCTGTTGTCGGTCCGGATGCTCTGAAGAAATCCAGAAGAGACGACGAGAGAGCCAAGAGGTCCCAGgacgag TGCCAACAGACGTGGTACCACGAAGGCTCCGCCTACCTGAAGGATGCTCGCCTCTGGCTGGCCAAATACTCTCTGCCAAG GGCGATGAAGCGTCTGGAGGCTGCACGCGCTCTCAAGGAAGTTGCCGAGGCAACGAGGGCGATACGGCAGCAAGAGCAGCAAAACAGTCTGAGG AATCTGAACAACTTCTGCAGTCAGATCGGTGACGATCGACCAATCAGCTTCTGCCACTTCAGCCCCGACTCAAAGATGCTGGCCACCGGCTCCTG GAGTGGCCTCTGTAAGCTGTGGTCTGTCCCCGACTGCAGCCTGATTCGCACACTCAGAG GACACAGCTCCCACGTCGGCTCGGTCGTCTTCCGGCCGCAGGCCGGAGTCTCCATCGACCAATCAGACGTCAGCTTGGCCTCTTGTGCCGCCGACGGGTCTGTGAAGCTGTGGAACCTGGAGAg CGACGAGCCGGTGGCTGACATCGAGGGTCACAGCGACCGCGTGTCTCGGGTGTCCTGGCATCCCTCCGGCAGGTTCCTGGGAACCACCAG cTATGATAACTCGTGGCGTCTGTGGGATCTGGAGGTTCAGGAGGAAATCCTCCACCAGGAAGGTCACAGCAAAGGAGTCCACGACCTCCACTTCCACCCCGACGGGTCCCTGGCTGCTACTGG AGGCCTGGATGCCTTTGGGAGGGTGTGGGACCTtcggaccggacgctgcatcgttTTCCTGGAGGGACACCTGAGGGAGATTTACAGCGTTCACTTCTCACCCAACGG GCATCATCTGGCTACAGGAAGTGGTGATAACACCTGTAAGGTTTGGGAGctgagaaacaggaagtgtttgTACACAGTCCCCGCCCACCAGAACTTGGTGTCGGCTGTCCGCTTCCAAC cTACAgacggtcacttcctgttgacagGAGCTTACGACAACACGGCGAAGGTTTGGAGTCACCCTGGCTGGACGCCGCTGAAGACGCTCGCCGGCCACGAGGGGAAG GTGATGAGCGTCGACGTGTCACCTGACGGGAAGCTGATCGCCACCAGCTCCTACGACAGGACCTTCAAACTGTGGCTGTCTGAGTGA
- the cdc26 gene encoding anaphase-promoting complex subunit CDC26 has protein sequence MLRRKPTRLELKIDDTEEFESVKKELEARKRQREEAESGGGVGGASVISVDIIGGGASTSSTAASRAELINERIGYKPHPKPATLPTLFGSLQF, from the exons ATGTTGAGGAGGAAACCGACTCGTCTGGAGCTGAAGATCGACGACACCGAAGAGTTCGAGAGCGTCAAGAAAGAGCTTGAG GCCAGGAAGCGTCAACGTGAGGAGGCGGAGTCAGGAGGtggagtgggcggggcttctgTCATCAGTGTTGACATAatcgggggcggggcttcaacATCTTCAACAGCCGCTTCGAGGGCGGAGCTTATAAATGAGCGAATAGGTTACAAGCCCCACCCCAAACCGGCCACGCTGCCGACCTTATTTGGAAGTTTACAGTTTtaa
- the fer gene encoding tyrosine-protein kinase Fer isoform X1, protein MGFGRDLRNSHEGLLKLQDWELKLLETVKRFMTLRVKSDKEYATLLLSMTQQTEKPEAADYVSTVSKSWSQVVRQTEALGRVMRTHADDLNSGPLHRLATLIRDKQQVKKSYQSLHQQLESHTHKVTRTDLDKLKAAYRQLSRDANSAKEKYREALMKGREAERARERYDKATAKLHNLHNQYVLAVCGARTQQEEHRRHAAPALLDALQRMQEDMTLALKSILEEYCEISSLLTEEIVKAHQEISAAVEQIDPLAEYQHFIDAYRSPETQEASVEFDASLLDETDNLPANEILWNTLTADSLQAMLSSASEELSLTQQNLSTKEAMADELDSKIQTSQQSAERKSDCVLLLSQKLSVLELHHAVQSLRGSEARLASQKALLDAKMAAAATSPPPPPPPPALPYEDDARSVGSTDKTKEKSSRFDTLRHSLAGMIRSPKVLLSSSSSQQFFDVIPTSERPLAEQEWYHGAIPRTEAQELLRQQGDFLVRESHGKPGEYVLSVFSDEQRRHFIIQYADTQYRFEGTGFSTIPQLIEHHFSTKQVITKKSGVVLLNPVVKDKKWILNHEDVALGELLGKGNFGEVFIGTLQRDKTPVAVKTCKEDLPPELKIRFLSEARILKQYDHPNIVKLIGVCTQRQPIYIVMELVPGGDFLSFLRKKKDELKTKQLVRFSVDAAAGMAYLESKNCIHRDLAARNCLVGEGSVLKISDFGMSRQEDDGIYSSSGLKQIPIKWTAPEALNYGRYSSDSDVWSYGILLWETFSLGVCPYPGMTNQQAREQVEKGYRMSCPQRCPDDVYKVMQRCWQYNPEERPKFSDLQRDLAAIKKK, encoded by the exons ATGGGGTTCGGTCGGGATCTGAGGAATTCCCACGAGGGATTATTGAAGCTGCAAGACTGGGAGTTAAAG CTGCTGGAGACGGTGAAGCGCTTCATGACGCTGCGAGTGAAGAGCGACAAAGAATACGCGACTCTGCTGCTCAGCATGACTCAGCAGACAGAGAAACCGGAAGCCGCCGACTACGTCAGCACCGTGAGCAAG TCCTGGTCCCAGGTGGTCCGACAGACCGAGGCTCTGGGACGCGTCATGAGGACTCACGCTGATGATCTGAACTCGGGTCCTCTTCACCGATTGGCCACGTTGATCCGAGACAAGCAGCAGGTGAAGAAGAGCTACCAGAGTCTTCATCAGCAGCTGGAGAGCCACACCCACAAG GTAACGAGGACTGACCTCGACAAGCTGAAGGCGGCGTATCGTCAGCTGAGCCGCGACGCCAACAGCGCCAAAGAGAAGTACCGAGAGGCGCTGATGAaag GACGGGAGGCGGAGCGCGCCCGCGAGCGCTACGACAAAGCAACGGCGAAGCTCCACAACCTCCACAACCAGTACGTGCTGGCGGTGTGCGGCGCCCGcacgcagcaggaggagcaccgGCGCCACGCCGCCCCGGCGCTGCTGGACGCCCTGCAGAGGATGCAGGAGGACATGACGCTCGCGCT taaGAGCATCCTGGAGGAGTACTGTGAGATCAGCAGCCTGCTGACAGAGGAGATCGTCAAGGCGCACCAGGAGATCTCGGCGGCGGTGGAGCAGATCGACCCGTTGGCCGAGTACCAGCACTTCATCGATGCCTACCG GTCTCCGGAGACTCAGGAGGCGAGCGTGGAGTTTGACGCCTCTCTATTGGACGAGACGGACAACCTGCCGGCCAATGAGATCCTCTGGAACACGCTGACAGCCGACAGCCTGCAGGCCAT GTTGTCCTCGGCGTCGGAGGAGCTGTCCCTCACTCAGCAGAACCTGAGTACCAAGGAGGCGATGGCCGACGAGCTCGACTCAAAAATCCAGACGAGTCAGCAGAGCGCGGAGAGGAAGAGCGA CTGTGTCCTGCTGCTCAGTCAGAAACTCTCTGTCCTCGAGCTTCATCACGCCGTCCAATCACTACGCGGCTCAGAGGCCCGCCTCGCCTCccagaaggccttgctggacgccaagatggccgccgccgccacctccccgcccccgccgcctcctccccccgcaCTGCCGTACGAGGACGACGCCCGCTCAGTCGGATCCACC GACAAAACCAAGGAGAAGAGCTCTCGGTTCGACACTCTGCGTCACTCTCTGGCCGGAATGATTCGTTCGCCTAAAGTCCTgttgagctcctcctcctcg CAGCAGTTCTTTGATGTGATCCCCACGTCGGAGCGCCCCCTGGCGGAGCAGGAGTGGTACCACGGCGCCATCCCCCGCACCGAGGCCCAGGAGTTGCTACGGCAACAGGGAGACTTCCTGGTGAGGGAGAGTCACGGTAAACCGGGCGAGTACGTCCTGTCGGTGTTTTCTGACGAGCAGAGGCGACACTTCATCATCCAGTACGCCGAC ACTCAGTACCGTTTCGAGGGCACCGGTTTCTCTACGATTCCTCAGCTCATCGAGCATCACTTCTCCACCAAACAGGTCATCACCAAGAAGTCCGGAGTTGTGCTGCTCAACCCCGTCGTCAAG GATAAGAAATGGATCCTGAACCACGAGGACGTGGCGCTGGGGGAGCTGCTGGGGAAG GGTAACTTTGGCGAGGTGTTCATAGGAACGTTGCAGCGCGACAAAACGCCGGTGGCTGTGAAGACGTGTAAAGAAGATTTACCTCCAGAGCTGAAGATCAGGTTCCTGTCGGAGGCCAG gatCCTGAAGCAGTACGACCACCCGAACATCGTGAAGCTGATTGGCGTTTGCACGCAGAGACAGCCGATCTACATCGTCATGGAGCTGGTTCCCG GTGGAGACTTCCTGTCCTttctgaggaagaagaaggacgaGCTGAAGACCAAGCAGCTGGTTCGCTTCTCCGTAGACGCTGCTGCCGGCATGGCGTACCTAGAGAGCAAGAACTGCATCCACAG GGACCTGGCAGCGAGGAACTGTCTGGTGGGAGAAGGCAGCGTGTTGAAGATCAGTGACTTTGGGATGAGTCGTCAGGAGGACGACGGCATTTATTCCTCATCGGGACTCAAACAGATCCCCATCAAGTGGACGGCTCCGGAGGCCCTGAACTACG GTCGTTACAGCTCTGATAGTGACGTGTGGAGTTATGGGATCCTGCTGTGGGAGACTTTCAGTCTGGGGGTGTGTCCTTATCCTGGGATGACCAATCAGCAAGCCCGAGAGCAGGTGgagaaag GTTACAGGATGTCCTGTCCTCAGCGTTGCCCTGACGACGTGTACAAAGTGATGCAACGCTGTTGGCAGTACAATCCTGAGGAACGACCAAAGTTCTCCGATCTGCAGCGAGACCTCGCCGCCATCAAGAAgaagtga